A single region of the Elgaria multicarinata webbii isolate HBS135686 ecotype San Diego chromosome 14, rElgMul1.1.pri, whole genome shotgun sequence genome encodes:
- the RPL13 gene encoding large ribosomal subunit protein eL13 → MAPSRNGMILKPHFHKDWQRRVATWFNQPARKIRRRKARQAKARRIAPRPVSGPIRPIVRCPTVRYHTKVRAGRGFSLEELRMAGINKKFARTVGISVDPRRRNRSTEALQANVQRLKEYRSKLILFPRKPSAPKKGDSSAEELKMATQLSGAVMPIKNVYKKEKARVISEDEKNFKAFASLRMARANARLFGIRAKRAKEAAEQDVEKKK, encoded by the exons ATGGCGCCCAGCCGGAATGGCATGATCTTGAAGCCCCACTTCCACAAAGACTGGCAAAGACGAGTGGCCACGTGGTTCAACCAGCCTGCCCGGAAGATCCGCAG GAGGAAGGCCCGCCAGGCAAAGGCTCGTCGTATCGCTCCACGTCCAGTATCTGGACCAATCAGACCGATCGTGAGATGCCCCACTGTGCGATACCATACGAAAGTCCGTGCCGGTAGAGGATTCAGCTTGGAGGAGCTGAGA ATGGCCGGCATCAACAAGAAGTTTGCCCGGACGGTCGGTATCTCGGTGGATCCCAGGCGCCGTAACAGGTCAACAGAAGCCCTGCAGGCCAATGTGCAGCGGCTGAAGGAATATCGCTCCAAGCTCATCCTCTTTCCCAGGAAACCTTCTGCCCCCAAGAAAGGAGACAGCTCA GCAGAAGAGCTCAAGATGGCCACACAGCTTTCTGGAGCAGTTATGCCCATCAAAAAT GTCTACAAAAAAGAGAAGGCCCGAGTTATCTCGGAGGATGAGAAGAACTTCAAAGCCTTTGCCAGCCTGCGCATGGCCCGGGCAAACGCTCGGCTCTTTGGCATCCGGGCCAAGCGAGCCAAGGAAGCGGCGGAGCAAGATgtggaaaagaagaaataa